In Lentimicrobium sp. L6, the DNA window TTTGAAGGAAACTGATTTTGTAATACTTATTTCTTCATGTGTTTTATAATCATTTGTCTTAAATCATTAGCTTTTATGGGTTTTGAAATATAATCGTTGCAACCAATAGAGATGAACTTTTCTTTATCACCTTGTATAGCATATGCCGTTTGTGCGATGATGATAATTTCTTTATTAAATTCCCGAATTTGTTTAGTGGCTTCATAGCCGTTAATCTCTGGAAGCTGAATATCCATTAAAACCAAATCAATTTCTGAATTTTTAACACAAGCCATAACTGCTTCGGTTCCTGTTCTTGCATAATAGATATTTTTTGCTAATTTCCTCACACTTATTGTAATAAGTTCTTCAGATTCTTTGTCGTCCTCAACTATTAAAATGTTCAAGCGCTTGTTAATATTTAAATGTTTTGCTGTAGTAGTTTCATTTTTGTCAGACTCTTCTATTATTTGGCTTTTTTGAATTGGAAGAGTAAAATAAAAGGTGCTTCCTTTTTTTGCATGTTCTCCATCAGATTCCACCCATATTTCTCCACCTAACAATTCCACATAAGCTTTAGAGATGGATAAGCCTAAACCTGCACCTTGAATGGCAAATCGATTGCTAATATCTGCTTGTATGAATCTTTCGAATATTGCTTTTTGTCTCTCTTTAGGGATCCCAATTCCCGTGTCTTTAACATAAAACTCCATTTTAGAAATCGCTTTATCTTTTTTTACTTTATAACCAAATTCTATGGAGCCTTCTTCGCTATATTTAATAGCATTTTTAACTAAGTTGGTTAAAATAGCAAATACTTTTTCTCGGTCGGTATTTATTATAGATTCACTGTTTTCTAATTCATTTTTAAACGAAAGGTGCAAGCCTTTTTCTTCTACCTCAGGTTTAAAGAAAGTATAAATATATTCTATTTGCTCATTGATGTTGGATTGATGGTTCTCTACTTCCATTAATCCAGCTTCAAGCTTTGAAATATTGACAATATCGTTGATGATATTAAGCATGCGCCCTCCACTTTTCTCTATAATGCCAATATACTTTTTTTGCTCTTCTCCACTTAGGTTAGGTTCTTTAAGTAATTCTGCAAAACCAAGAATACCATTCATTGGAGTACGTATTTCATGGCTCATATTGGCCAAAAATGCTGATTTTAACCTTTCGCTTTCTTCCGCTTTTTCTTTTGCTTTTTTAAGCTGGTCCATATTTTGGGCTAATAAAACATCTGCATTTTTCTTTTCAGTAATGTCCTTAGCCATAGAAATAACAAGCCTTCTGCCATCATTAAATATTCCTAAAGGTGAAGAACTAAAATCCCATACAATTTTATTTCCTTTGGTGGTCAAGATTTCATACTCCCCCTCCTCCACTTTTTTATTTAGATGGTATAGATTGTCAATATAATCTTTAATGTTTTTGCTTTTTTGCCCATAGGCTTTTTTTGTCCAATCATAAATCGTTGGGATTTCAGCATGTGAATATCCTGTTAATTCCGTCCAAGCTTCGTTTATGGTAATCACCTCGCCATCGTCTGCATGAATCATAATTGGAAAGGGTGATGCCATAATAGCTCGCTTTAATTTTCTTTCCCCTTCTTCGGCATCTTCTTTAGCTTCTATCAATTTTTTATTATTTCTGACGAGTTCTGCGTTTTGTGAATTCACCAAATCATTGATGTCATTTTTTTGAGCGATTTCAGTTTTTAGCCATTTTCTAATTAATAACATGAGAATAACCAAAGCGGTGATTAAATTAATGATTTTTGGGAAAAAAACATTTTGAGGTTGGGCTAAATAATTGAAAACACCAATAGGTATAAGACCTGAGAGTGAAGTATACCAAGCACCAAAGTAAAGGCTTTCAAAAAGAGACCGAAATGCATCTAGTGCTAAAATAATCAACAATAGCCTCAGTAATTTATCTGATGACGCTAGGGCTCTAGTTTTCTTAAAATAGAACACAAATATATATGCCCAAACCAATATGAGCGCCCAATAAATAATAGGTGTTAGATATTTGAAAAAGTCGGCTGTGCTCATATTTGTATTTTTGTCTATTATATATAATGACTGATTTTATAATATGCCAATTGGGTGCAAATAAAATTTAGCCAGAGAGAATAAGAAAAAGATATTATTCTAAATTATTGCATTATCAACCATTGCTATCAAAGATAATGAAAAGCTATCGTTTTACCAAATTTACATATGTATCAGTAAAA includes these proteins:
- a CDS encoding PAS domain-containing hybrid sensor histidine kinase/response regulator — protein: MSTADFFKYLTPIIYWALILVWAYIFVFYFKKTRALASSDKLLRLLLIILALDAFRSLFESLYFGAWYTSLSGLIPIGVFNYLAQPQNVFFPKIINLITALVILMLLIRKWLKTEIAQKNDINDLVNSQNAELVRNNKKLIEAKEDAEEGERKLKRAIMASPFPIMIHADDGEVITINEAWTELTGYSHAEIPTIYDWTKKAYGQKSKNIKDYIDNLYHLNKKVEEGEYEILTTKGNKIVWDFSSSPLGIFNDGRRLVISMAKDITEKKNADVLLAQNMDQLKKAKEKAEESERLKSAFLANMSHEIRTPMNGILGFAELLKEPNLSGEEQKKYIGIIEKSGGRMLNIINDIVNISKLEAGLMEVENHQSNINEQIEYIYTFFKPEVEEKGLHLSFKNELENSESIINTDREKVFAILTNLVKNAIKYSEEGSIEFGYKVKKDKAISKMEFYVKDTGIGIPKERQKAIFERFIQADISNRFAIQGAGLGLSISKAYVELLGGEIWVESDGEHAKKGSTFYFTLPIQKSQIIEESDKNETTTAKHLNINKRLNILIVEDDKESEELITISVRKLAKNIYYARTGTEAVMACVKNSEIDLVLMDIQLPEINGYEATKQIREFNKEIIIIAQTAYAIQGDKEKFISIGCNDYISKPIKANDLRQMIIKHMKK